The region GCTTTGTTGGATCATCACTTAGTGAGTATTGTGTTTTAGCCATACAGATAGGTAAGTGCTCCCAGCCGTTCTTTTTAAACTCAGCGATTTGCTTTTGCGCTTTAGAGCTTAATTCAACATGTGAAGCTCCATATACCTTCGTTGCAATAGCATGTAGCTTCTCTTCAATCGTTTGCTCTAGCTCATACGTGTGAGTTAGCTTTGTGTTTAACAGGGTCTTCGCTTCAATCAGTGGCAATAGCGTATTGGCCAAATCCTCACCACCTGCTCCACCTTTAGCCCAAACCTCTGTAAGAGCAACAGGAAAGCCTTGCTTCTCACACCAGTCCATGAGCACCTTGATTTCTGCATCTGTATCAGTAACGAAACGATTAACAGCAATGACAAACGGAAGTCCAAAGCCTTGAATCGTTTGAGCATGCTTTTCAAGATTCTTTAATCCGTTCAATAAGGCATCAACATTTTCTTGCTTCAACTGATCCTTAGGAACTCCTCCGTGCATTTTGAGCGCACGAATAGTTGCTACAATGACAACGGCACTTGGATCAAGCTGACCAATCCGTGCTTTAATATTTAAGAATTTTTCTGCTCCAAGATCCGCACCGAAGCCAGCCTCGGTCACAGTATAATCAGCAAGCTTCAGGCTTAGCTTTGTGGCAGCTAAACTGTTACAGCCATGAGCGATATTGGCAAAAGGCCCACCATGAATAAGAGCAGGTGTGTTTTCTAGTGTCTGAACTAGATTTGGCTTTATAGCTTCTTTTAACAATAATGTTAAGGCTCCTTGAGCTTTTAAATCGGCTACAGTGACAGGCTTTTTCGTGTATGTATAGCCAATGACGATTTGAGCTAAACGAGCTTTCAACGCATCTATATCCTCACTTAAGCAGAGGATCGCCATAATTTCTGAAGCTACGGTAATATCAAAGCCATCCTCACGTGGTACACCTTGGAGCGGGCCACCCAGCCCAATAATGACCTTCCTTAGAGCACGATCATTTAAATCTACAACACGCTTCCAAATGACACGTCTAGAGTCGATTCCAAGCTCATTCCCTTGATGGATATGGTTATCAATCATGGCAGCAAGAGCATTATTTGCCGTTGTAATGGCATGCAAATCCCCTGTGAAGTGTAAATTAATATCCTCCATAGGTAAGACCTGTGAATAACCTCCGCCAGCTGCTCCACCTTTAATTCCCATTGTAGGACCAAGCGATGGCTCACGAAGGGCGACAATCGTTTTATGTCCTAATCGATTAAGAGCTTGCCCTAAACCGACCGTTACAGTTGATTTTCCTTCACCTGCTGGAGTTGGATTAATAGCTGTCACTAGAATCAGCTTTCCGTCAGGCTTTGTACGTAATCTATTTAATACTGTACCATTAATCTTAGCTTTATAATGACCATATGGCTCTATATCATCCACTGATAATCCGATTGAGGCAGCAATGTCTGTAATCCTTTTCATTTTTGCCTGTTGGGCAATAGTAATATCATCTTCAATTTTAGTCTGTTGTACCATGTTAGAACCTCCCTATTTGGTTTACTTTTCTATGGAAATGAACACCGTAATAGGGCATTAGACATAGTAAGACCGCCCTATTATAGACACCCCCCTTATTCTACACTTAACTGTTTCTAATTTCATTACTTTTCACCATAATTAGCTTATTCATTTTGTTTTCAGAAGAGACAGTTATCTATCCATATGGTTTGCTTTTTCACAATCCCTTAAACACCAAAACTTAGCAAAGGGATGCTTAAGGAAATAAATTGACAATTTGAATAGATCAATGTTAGTATGAAGCCATATTTTCAAGTAGGAGGATTGCCATCTATGTTACATTCCATGCGTATTCGTTAAGCGTGAACAAAAGAGAAGATATTTCCACAAATGTGGGCTTTTTTGTACTGCTAATTTATACGTATATAGGGACATAGATGACGATTAGGTGAGCGTAGTAGCTTTATTTGCTATACCTGTTAATGATGATGTTCTTATATATAAATGTATTCAAAGGCAGATCATAGCCCCTAGTGGACTTGGTCTGTTTTTTTATGAGTTAACAAATAGAAAATTAGAAAAGAGGGTTGAGAAAATGCCAAAGATGCATTGGTACTTCTTCATATAATCTTCACTTCTTAAATCGCAGATATTCTGCGATCAAAAACTGCGATTTTTGAAGGAGGATATAATAATGAATAGATTAATTAAAGCCAAAGAAATTTATGTTGAATATGCAGGACGAGAGATATTGGATATCGATAAACTAGAATTCTATAGCTATGATCGGATTGGTTTAGTTGGAGCAAATGGGGCAGGAAAGAGTACTTTATTAAAGGTATTATTGGGTGAAGTAATACTTTCAGGTGGAAAGATTGTTCGAGACGGTCATGTTTCCTATCTTCCTCAGCTTGAGGATGAAAAAATGGATGAGTTTATGGACTATGCTTTAATGGGGAAATTAAAAATTACTCAAAATGATGTAAACACCAAAAGCGGCGGAGAAGAAACGCGAATGAAAATTGCACAGGCTTTATCGAGCGATGCTCATGCTATTTTTGCTGATGAACCTACAAGCCATCTTGATCGAGAAGGAATAGATTTCTTAATAAACCAATTCAACTATTATTCTGGAGGCTTACTTATCATAAGTCATGACCGCTATTTTCTTGATCAGGTAGTGGACAAGATTTGGGAGCTGAAGGATGGAGAAATTACAGAGTATTGGGGAGGCTATTCCGATTATCTAGCACAAAAGGATGAGGAGAGGCACATTCAATCTGCGCAATATAAACAATATACCTCAGAGCGTAATCGGCTAGAAAAAGCTATCGAGGAGAAGAAGACTAAAGCCCAAAGGATGGATCAAAAAGCTAAAGGCTCCTCCAAGAAGAATAAGTCTGAAGGTGGAGGAAGACTCGCTCATCAGAAGACAGTTGGCAGCAAACAGAAAAAGCTCCATAATGCAGCTAAGAATATGGAGCATCGAATTGAAGCACTTGGAGATGTAACGCCACCGGAAGACTTGCGTAGCGTTCAATTTCGACAAAGTAAAGCGTTAGAGCTTCACAACCCGTATCCTATTATGGGAAGAGAGATCAGTAAGAAGCTTGGAGATAAGGATATTTTCGAGGGAGCATCATTTCAATTTCCTCTTGGAGCCAAAATTGCTATCACTGGAGCAAATGGAGCAGGTAAGACCACTCTGTTTCGCCTAATACTAGAGGGAGATGAGGGCATTACTTTATCTCCAAAAGTAAAGATCGGCTACTTTGCACAAAATGCCTATAAGTATAGGCAAGATCAAAGTGTCATGGAGTTTATGCTAGAAAGCTCAGACTACCATGCTTCTGAGATACTCTCTGCTCTAGTATCGATGGGATTTTCACATCAGGATGGCAAGAAAAAGCTTGCTAATTTAAGCGGGGGAGAAATGATTAAGCTGCAGCTTACAAAAATCCTTCTAGGTCAATATAATATCTTGCTTCTAGATGAACCAAGCAATTTCCTTGATCTCATGGTGATAGAAGCGCTAGAAAATATGATGAAGGAGTATAAGGGAACGATTATTTTTATTACACATGATGCTCGTCTGGTGGATCATGTAGCGGATGTAGTCTTTGAAATTAAGGATAAACAGATATTGAGGAAGAGATAAAAGGAGTTACATCTAAACGTTAAAACGGTTTGCCTAGAATCTTTTGTCCAATCTCTCCAATAAACTAGAAAAACGACCTCACCGTCTTATGATGGCGAGGTCGTTTCTTTTTAGAAATAATAATTATTTATTTAATTGACGAAGGACAGTTTGCAGGATACCACCGTTACGATAGTAATCTACATCTACAGTGCTGTCTAAACGTACGATTACTTGGAAATCAAACGTAGAGCCATCTTCACGAGTAGCTTTAACCGTTAATTTTTGACCAGGAGTCACGTTATCGTCTAATCCAACAAAGTCGAATGTTTCTTTACCAGTGATTCCAAGAGAAGACCAGCCTGTACCCTCTACGAATTGTAATGGAAGAACGCCCATTCCAACAAGGTTACTGCGGTGAATACGCTCAAAGCTTTCAGCAATAACAGCTTTAACACCTAGCAGGAATGTTCCTTTAGCTGCCCAGTCACGAGAGCTTCCTGTACCGTACTCTTTACCAGCTAGAACAACAAGTGGAGTTTGATCTTCCTTGTACTTCATTGCTGCATCATAGATGGACATTACTTCGTCTGTTGGAAGGTAAGTTGTGTACCCACCCTCTGTACCTGGAGCCAGTTGGTTACGGATACGAATGTTAGCAAACGTACCACGCATCATCACATCGTGGCTTCCACGACGTGAGCCATAGGAGTTGAAGTCCTTACGCTCAACACCACGAGCAGTTAGATACTTACCAGCAGGGCTGTCCACTGCGATGTTTCCAGCTG is a window of Bacillus horti DNA encoding:
- a CDS encoding formate--tetrahydrofolate ligase; the encoded protein is MVQQTKIEDDITIAQQAKMKRITDIAASIGLSVDDIEPYGHYKAKINGTVLNRLRTKPDGKLILVTAINPTPAGEGKSTVTVGLGQALNRLGHKTIVALREPSLGPTMGIKGGAAGGGYSQVLPMEDINLHFTGDLHAITTANNALAAMIDNHIHQGNELGIDSRRVIWKRVVDLNDRALRKVIIGLGGPLQGVPREDGFDITVASEIMAILCLSEDIDALKARLAQIVIGYTYTKKPVTVADLKAQGALTLLLKEAIKPNLVQTLENTPALIHGGPFANIAHGCNSLAATKLSLKLADYTVTEAGFGADLGAEKFLNIKARIGQLDPSAVVIVATIRALKMHGGVPKDQLKQENVDALLNGLKNLEKHAQTIQGFGLPFVIAVNRFVTDTDAEIKVLMDWCEKQGFPVALTEVWAKGGAGGEDLANTLLPLIEAKTLLNTKLTHTYELEQTIEEKLHAIATKVYGASHVELSSKAQKQIAEFKKNGWEHLPICMAKTQYSLSDDPTKLGRPQEFSITIREFKPSIGAGFIVALTGDVMTMPGLPKIPSALAMDVDAEGKAVGLF
- a CDS encoding Msr family ABC-F type ribosomal protection protein encodes the protein MNRLIKAKEIYVEYAGREILDIDKLEFYSYDRIGLVGANGAGKSTLLKVLLGEVILSGGKIVRDGHVSYLPQLEDEKMDEFMDYALMGKLKITQNDVNTKSGGEETRMKIAQALSSDAHAIFADEPTSHLDREGIDFLINQFNYYSGGLLIISHDRYFLDQVVDKIWELKDGEITEYWGGYSDYLAQKDEERHIQSAQYKQYTSERNRLEKAIEEKKTKAQRMDQKAKGSSKKNKSEGGGRLAHQKTVGSKQKKLHNAAKNMEHRIEALGDVTPPEDLRSVQFRQSKALELHNPYPIMGREISKKLGDKDIFEGASFQFPLGAKIAITGANGAGKTTLFRLILEGDEGITLSPKVKIGYFAQNAYKYRQDQSVMEFMLESSDYHASEILSALVSMGFSHQDGKKKLANLSGGEMIKLQLTKILLGQYNILLLDEPSNFLDLMVIEALENMMKEYKGTIIFITHDARLVDHVADVVFEIKDKQILRKR